GGATTGATAAGTTGTTTAAatacattcttctttttttttttttttgttcaccaaaTACATTCATATGAACAAGCTTTACGGTGGCCTAAATCATATATTCTCCCTAGACAACGCTTCTTGCAAGAACCACATAATGGTCGAGAAGTATTACATTTGCGAAGAACTTGAGCCCTCGTTatccatttattaaaatattgacCGGGCATCATATATGGGTCTCTACCAATTAAGCACTCAATATGACAAGTGGTGTAACACTCGTTGCAGCAGTAGAATACTTTTGTGCATGTATCTTTTAAATTACGTTCGCATACTTCACACCATTCTTGCTCACGTACTTCTTCACCACCCGAAATTGTAAGAAAGTGTGTGTCATGCTTATACCTTGCTTTGTATGGTAAGGTTGCACActtgaaacataaaataaaactacattTGATGCAATTTAATGGTTTTAGACATTCTGTTTTGCATACGTGACATATGGGTTTTATTTCTGGACCTAAAGATAAGAACAAGGGATGTTCATGACCTTCGTAATAAAACGGCTCAGAAATTGAAGCACACCTTACATCTAGCGTGAAGTCACATATCCCTATCCTACACCCATAGGCAAAGCCAAGAGTACGACGACCACAAGTGTCGCAACAGAGTAAATTGTAAGTATATCTCTCGGCAACATCCAATATAAGTGGATGAGGATGTAAGGCATGTTGGATTCTACGAGGAGCTTTAGCACATGTTTCATGGAGGATGAAGCNCAGAGGATTGATAAGTTGTTTAAatacattcttctttttttttttttttgttcaccaaaTACATTCATATGAACAAGCTTTACGGTGGCCTAAATCATATATTCTCCCTAGACAACGCTTCTTGCAAGAACCACATAATGGTCGAGAAGTATTACATTTGCGAAGAACTTGAGCCCTCGTTatccatttattaaaatattgacCGGGCATCATATATGGGTCTCTACCAATTAAGCACTCAATATGACAAGTGGTGTAACACTCGTTGCAGCAGTAGAATACTTTTGTGCATGTATCTTTTAAATTACGTTCGCATACTTCACACCATTCTTGCTCACGTACTTCTTCACCACCCGAAATTGTAAGAAAGTGTGTGTCATGCTTATACCTTGCTTTGTATGGTAAGGTTGCACActtgaaacataaaataaaactacattTGATGCAATTTAATGGTTTTAGACATTCTGTTTTGCATACGTGACATATGGGTTTTATTTCTGGACCTAAAGATAAGAACAAGGGATGTTCATGACCTTCGTAATAAAACGGCTCAGAAATTGAAGCACACCTTACATCTAGCGTGAAGTCACATATCCCTATCCTACACCCATAGGCAAAGCCAAGAGTACGACGACCACAAGTGTCGCAACAGAGTAAATTGTAAGTATATCTCTCGGCAACATCCAATATAAGTGGATGAGGATGTAAGGCATGTTGGATTCTACGAGGAGCTTTAGCACATGTTTCATGGAGGATGAAGCCACACTCCATACAAACATAGAAGTTACCTTCATATATAGGAAGGACACACGCTTGACAAAGCATGTTTTCGTCATAAAATTTGCTAACCTCGAGTCGGAGATGATGGtcatgaagaaaataaagtatCACTCCTTCAGATATCACCTCGAACGGCCCATCATCTTGTGTTATATCAAATATCTCTGGTACACCTTCGAGTTCTTTTCCATCCCACACATTCTTCCCAACAGCGCATATTGAATGAACAACATAATCGCTACACGTGTCACAAGTATATGCAGCATAATCACCGCTAATACCTACACGACAAACTCCACAAAACCATTCTCTAAATGGAAGAGAAAGAGTGAAGGAGATACGATGGCGATGACGTGATATCTTGATGATGTGTGGGAAATTCATACAATCATTATGAGCAACAAAGTTACATCTGAAACAGACGTAGGTGGGATTAATTTTTCTCAAGATACCACAAAGGTTACAAGTTAAAGAAGTTTGTCTGGGGCAAAAAGTGAGAGGGTGGACATGATTTTTTGGAGGGTCTATAACAAAGGGGATTGGCTTCATCGCACATATTGGATGCATAAAAGCCTGACATATGGTACAATGATAAATCAACCAATGTGCTCTATTTCCGCAACACAAACACTCAATTTTGCGAGACAAATAATCATGAAAGAAAAGTTCGAGAGGATGCTCAGGATGGTAAGGGTGTTTGATTTTAGGTGGAGACTGAACGCATTCTTTGTGTAATTCTATGTCACAATAGTTACAGAAGTAATAGTCTGTGCCGAAATTTGAGCCTTCGCATATGTAGCATCCACCATTGGCATCAAATTCTCTATTGTTGCACCAAACAAAGGCGTTACATAATGATTGTCGGAGTTCGTTTTTATTGTAGGAAAGTCATACTCGGGGGAAGAACTAAGCGGAAAAGTGTTTGAACTTCTAGAAGACATGTCTTTCAACCGTCGTATTCGAGGGCATAAGAAAAGAGGTTGGAGAGGAAGGTCAGTGGAAGAGGTTGGGGACTGTGTTTGTGGTATAGGACAATACTTAGGGTGATGGTACTTCAATAATAGTTTGCCATCCTTTTCTTCCTCATGAAATGCACCGTTAGAATACATGTCGTCACGCTCTCTTTTAGTCTTTCTTTATTGTAAATCTGTTCAGGgctctttttaaaattatttttatatgagaCAGGATAATATCAAGTTCTTAACAATTTTTcactataaataattaaaatttgattctaAAAGTTTTCTTCTAGTGGTAATAAAtaatgttcttctttttctttgcatgCAAACAAAGAATAACTTTTCTTTACAGTTAGTTTTTGCCATGATATTCCGATTCTTTGTTGTATTCAACTTGGGGGGGGGGNNNNNNNNNNNNNNNNNNNNNNNNNNNNNNNNNNNNNNNNNNNNNNNNNNNNNNNNNNNNNNNNNNNNNNNNNNNNNNNNNNNNNNNNNNNNNNNNNNNNNNNNNNNNNNNNNNNNNNNNNNNNNNNNNNNNNNNNNNNNNNNNNNNNNNNNNNNNNNNNNNNNNNNNNNNNNNNNNNNNNNNNNNNNNNNNNNNNNNNNNNNNNNNNNNNNNNNNNNNNNNNNNNNNNNNNNNNNNNNNNNNNNNNNNNNNNNNNNNNNNNNNNNNNNNNNNNNNNNNNNNNNNNNNNNNNNNNNNNNNNNNNNNNNNNNNNNNNNNNNNNNNNNNNNNNNNNNNNNNNNNNNNNNNNNNNNNNNNNNNNNNNNNNNNNNNNNNNNNNNNNNNNNNNNNNNNNNNNNNNNNNNNNNNNNNNNNNNNNNNNNNNNNNNNNNNNNNNNNNNNNNNNNNNNNNNNNNNNNNNNNNNNNNNNNNNNNNNNNNNNNNNNNNNNNNNNNNNNNNNNNNNNNNNNNNNNNNNNNNNNNNNNNNNNNNNNNNNNNNNNNNNNNNNNNNNNNNNNNNNNNNNNNNNNNNNNNNNNNNNNNNNNNNNNNNNNNNNNNNNNNNNNNNNNNNNNNNNNNNNNNNNNNNNNNNNNNNNNNNNNNNNNNNNNNNNNNNNNNNNNNNNNNNNNNNNNNNNNNNNNNNNNNNNNNNNNNNNNNNNNNNNNNNNNNNNNNNNNNNNNNNNNNNNNNNNNNNNNNNNNNNNNNNNNNNNNNNNNNNNNNNNNNNNNNNNNNNNNNNNNNNNNNNNNNNNNNNNNNNNNNNNNNNNGGGTGtattcaatttaaaaaataaattaaaagtttagtTGTAATTAAGACTCTCGATCAATTAGTGCCAAATAGATTAATAAGATTAAGCTATGAAATCGAACATCGTAAATTCTAGGTTTGAAGACAGTGGATCGGTTGAACCTAAACCACATTAACTAAACTGGAAAACTCGTAATGGACTAGAAAGTTTTGGGCTCGAAAAAGTAAGCCCAATATGAaaatacaagaaacaaaaaaaatacaaatctcCCGTTATTACCGATTTTGCCATTTTAATTTCCAAGCTTTGAAAAGAGgaacaaacaagagagagagagagagagagagagagagagagagagagttcttcGTTcgttctgctttttttttttttttgtgtgttgagagatagagagatcaGACATGTCTGTCTttgaagaagattcctttgttATACTCAACGATGATGCGTCTGAGTCCGTTCCAGTCTCAGGCTCTTTTGACGCCACTGACTCTTTCGCAGCCTTCGACGGCTCAGTCCAAGTCGATGACTCCGTCGACGATATTTTTGCAGCGCCGTCTTCTGACTACGGTGCTGCTTACTCGAACGGTAACGACGGCCTCTTCGGATCCAACGGTGAACACGACGGTCCTATCTTGCCACCACCGTCGGAGATGGAATCAGATGAGGGATTTGCTCTTAGAGAATGGCGAAGGTTAGATTAGATCTCCTGCAGAGAAAAGTTTttgatctctcttcttcctgAAGAAAATTGGATTAAAGCAGATAACTTTAGTGTATTCTCTTTGTCAATTTTGTATATTGAAGTTGTCTACTAGTTAGTGTCCATTGTTCTCAGATGTAATCAGTTTCATTAGATCTGATCTGTGGCTTTTACTTAGAGTTTATTGCTTGATTCTTATGTTCTGCAATTACCTCTTGATTCTGATGTGTAGATCTGATCTCATTGTATGAAAAATCTTATGTTATCTGTTGTTAGATGCAACTAGATtgatgtgttcttgtgagtgaTGTTTGTGTTGCTACTATGGTTTATGTTTATGTGCAGACAAAATGCAATTCAActtgaagagaaggagaagagagaaaaggaattGTTGAATCAGATTATTGAGGAAGCTAATCAATACAAAGAAGAGTTCCATAAGAAGATTGAAGTAACTTGTCAAAACAACAAAGCAGCTAACAGGGAGAAGGAAAAGGTGTGTTCTTTTGCTTAAAGACTTCTAGTTTTAACATAATATGTTGTGTTGTTATCATATGGTTTTTGTGGAGAATTGTCAATGGAAGTCTAATAGCTTGTTGAATTTAAGATTTTCAAACTTTGACCATTGTAGTCTTCTTAGTAGACTCTTAGTCAACTGTAATTGATTGTCTTCATGCATTGTCAAGTTGAATGGATTCTaagttttatgtgtttgtttgtctTTGAACACTTAAGCTGTATCTGGAGAACCAAGAGAAGTTCTACGCGGAATCGAGCAAGAATTACTGGAAGGCAATAGCAGAGCTAGTGCCTAAAGAGGTTCCTACAATAGAGAAAAGAAGGGGAAAGAAAGAGCAAGACCCTAAGAAGCCAACGGTCTCTGTCATTCAAGGTCCAAAGCCTGGTAAGCCAACCGATCTAACNNNNNNNNNNNNNNNNNNNNNNNNNNNNNNNNNNNNNNNNNNNNNNNNNNNNNNNNNNNNNNNNNNNNNNNNNNNNNNNNNNNNNNNNNNNNNNNNNNNNNNNNNNNNNNNNNNNNNNNNNNNNNNNNNNNNNNNNNNNNNNNNNNNNNNNNNNNNNNNNNNNNNNNNNNNNNNNNNNNNNNNNNNNNNNNNNNNNNNNNNNNNNNNNNNNNNNNNNNNNNNNNNNNNNNNNNNNNNNNNNNNNNNNNNNNNNNNNNNNNNNNNNNNNNNNNNNNNNNNNNNNNNNNNNNNNNNNNNNNNNNNNNNNNNNNNNNNNNNNNNNNNNNNNNNNNNNNNNNNNNNNNNNNNNNNNNNNNNNNNNNNNNNNNNNNNNNNNNNNNNNNNNNNNNNNNNNNNNNNNNNNNNNNNNNNNNNNNNNNNNNNNNNNNNNNNNNNNNNNNNNNNNNNNNNNNNNNNNNNNNNNNNNNNNNNNNNNNNNNNNNNNNNNNNNNNNNNNNNNNNNNNNNNNNNNNNNNNNNNNNNNNNNNNNNNNNNNNNNNNNNNNNNNNNNNNNNNNNNNNNNNNNNNNNNNNNNNNNNNNNNNNNNNNNNNNNNNNNNNNNNNNNNNNNNNNNNNNNNNNNNNNNNNNNNNNNNNNNNNNNNNNNNNNNNNNNNNNNNNNNNNNNNNNNNNNNNNNNNNNNNNNNNNNNNNNNNNNNNNNNNNNNNNNNNNNNNNNNNNNNNNNNNNNNNNNNNNNNNNNNNNNNNNNNNNNNNNNNNNNNNNNNNNNNNNNNNNNNNNNNNNNNNNNNNNNNNNNNNNNNNNNNNNNNNNNNNNNNNNNNNNNNNNNNNNNNNNNNNNNNNNNNNNNNNNNNNNNNNNNNNNNNNNNNNNNNNNNNNNNNNNNNNNNNNNNNNNNNNNNNNNNNNNNNNNNNNNNNGAGCTAGTGCCTAAAGAGGTTCCTACAATAGAGAAAAGAAGGGGAAAGAAAGAGCAAGACCCTAAGAAGCCAACGGTCTCTGTCATTCAAGGTCCAAAGCCTGGTAAGCCAACCGATCTAACaagaatgagacaaatattggtGAAGCTCAAACACAACCCACCTTCTCACCTGAAGCTCACTTCTCAACCTCCATCTGATGCCGTTGCTCCTCCTACTCCTCCAAAGAATGTTCCCGAAACCAAACCCACGGAGGCCGTTGCTGCTGCTTAAAATAACCctctttggttttctttttttcattgtttacaTCTGTGTGAATTCGGTCTTTACATTTCGTTATGTGTGTTATAAACAGCTGAGAGATTGTTATGGGTCATGCGTGGAATGTTGTTATGATTAACATAACTGTGTCGTATTGGAatgatatttttcatatttatttaaattcaatcaGAAGCCATTGAAAAGTGGTTAATATCTCACAAATGAATCGGTTAAAGGAGGGGTACACGTAAAACGTCAAAACGCTACTTCACATATCAATCTCTAATATACTCCACCTCAAGATTGGGTTTGAAACCctctttggttctgtttttcATTACTTACATATGTGTGAATTCAGTCTTTGCATTTCATGATGTGTTATAAACAGCTGAGAGATTGTATGGTTCATgtcatattttcatttttatttatatccaATCTGAAACCATTGAAAAGTGGTTAATATCTCAAATCAATAGGTTAAAGGATCCATCCATTTTAGGGTTAAAACGTAGGGACGAGAGTGGAGAGGTTTACATAAAACGTCAAAACGCTACTtcacatatcatcatcatcaaactcgtGTGATAataaaaactcacaaacaataaaagaaaagagaatctCAAAGGTGAACGTTTTACAatagtcttttcttttctttcttccttcatcTCCCTTGTAAGCTTGCAGGGGACCTGCAACCTCTCTCGCTGCCTGCGTCGTCTTCCTTTTCACTTGCCTCTAAGCAAATGCCATTGTTGTTGCAGACACTTATCTCCGAGCTAGCGTTGCTGCTTGTTGCTAGTGGAGAAGAATCTGAGACATTCATCGGTCTACCACGTGTATGTCCAGACCTCACACTGTACATTGATGATGCTGGAATGTTCGTCATTAGTGGTCTCAGATTCCCTGGAATAGTTCTACGTATGTCCTGTTTTCATCAAAACGTTTGATCATCAGGTAAAAACACAATTCCCACCActgaggaagagagaagagagagaaatgcATACCATATGCCTTATTGCCATATCAAGGGACTTCTTGGAGAGCGTTCTTCCAAATCCTGCACTGTCTGGTGATGAAGACTTTGCAGACAAGTTACCATGAGGAGAACCCCTGTCATCTGATCTGGGAGGAGCAAGTTTCCGCATGTTTATTACTCTCTCTACCATTTTTGTGCCCATCATCACCGGACTGACATTGTCACTGGCTTTGGAATATCCACGATTAACCGCAGGAACAGAGCTACCACTAGAGTACATTGGTGCTCTTCCTCTTGATGGTGAACATGATTGCCGTCTTGGTCTTCCTCCTGGAGGACCCCCTGGCTCGACAGAACCAGAACGAGGGCTTGGAGCTCCGGGTCTGCCTCTTGTTGCTGAAAGTGGCCTTTCGGGTAATGTTGTCCTTAGATTTGGAGGAGTTTCTAATGAGAAACCAGGCATGTCTGACGGCTTCCATGGTCTTGACCTCACTGTAGGAGATGCTGCACGAGATAAAGCAGGGTTCTTAGATGGTGTTGGCATAGGCTTTGCTGGCGCTGGAGAAGAAGGCTTGATCTGGGATATTGTCGGCTTTGCTGTAGCAGTTGCAGAAGCAATTGGGCGGCGAGTTGGTGTAGATGACCTTGATATGGTTTTAGACGGAGGAAGTGTGGGTCTTGAGGTTGGTGTTGAAGATCTGGCAGTTGATCTTGACAGAGGTGTTGTAGACCTTGAAGGACCTGCAGATTTTGTGGTGGTGCTGGGGGTAGATCTAGTGGCTGAACTAGCAGATCTAGTAGTTGAAGTAGTCGGCTTAGATGTAGTAGGTGTGAGCCTAGATGATAAACTTGTTGACCTACTCATAGGTGTGGGCTTACTCGATGCAGATACTGTGGACCTACAGCTAGTCAAAGAAGGTCGAGTAGATGAGGAGACGGTGGCTCGCGAAGTGGGTGTTGAAGGCCTTGAGGATNCTCTACCATTTTTGTGCCCATCATCACCGGACTGACATTGTCACTGGCTTTGGAATATCCACGATTAACCGCAGGAACAGAGCTACCACTAGAGTACATTGGTGCTCTTCCTCTTGATGGTGAACATGATTGCCGTCTTGGTCTTCCTCCTGGAGGACCCCCTGGCTCGACAGAACCAGAACGAGGGCTTGGAGCTCCGGGTCTGCCTCTTGTTGCTGAAAGTGGCCTTTCGGGTAATGTTGTCCTTAGATTTGGAGGAGTTTCTAATGAGAAACCAGGCATGTCTGACGGCTTCCATGGTCTTGACCTCACTGTAGGAGATGCTGCACGAGATAAAGCAGGGTTCTTAGATGGTGTTGGCATAGGCTTTGCTGGCGCTGGAGAAGAAGGCTTGATCTGGGATATTGTCGGCTTTGCTGTAGCAGTTGCAGAAGCAATTGGGCGGCGAGTTGGTGTAGATGACCTTGATATGGTTTTAGACGGAGGAAGTGTGGGTCTTGAGGTTGGTGTTGAAGATCTGGCAGTTGATCTTGACAGAGGTGTTGTAGACCTTGAAGGACCTGCAGATTTTGTGGTGGTGCTGGGGGTAGATCTAGTGGCTGAACTAGCAGATCTAGTAGTTGAAGTAGTCGGCTTAGATGTAGTAGGTGTGAGCCTAGATGATAAACTTGTTGACCTACTCATAGGTGTGGGCTTACTCGATGCAGATACTGTGGACCTACAGCTAGTCAAAGAAGGTCGAGTAGATGAGGAGACGGTGGCTCGCGAAGTGGGTGTTGAAGGCCTTGAGGATTTTGAATTTGTCGTCAGTGTTGATGATCTTCCAGTGGGTGTGGCAGGTCTTGATCCAGGTCCTCCAGACGATGAAGGTCTACGACTTGCTCCACTGGAAGAGCTCAATCCAGGAGAAGAAGTTTTTTGCCTAGATGTTATATGGTTCCTTGCAGCAGGCTCCGTAGAGGAATTCGCCAGCTACGACAGATAATTCATAAGGTTACCATAACGAAGTAATGATTCTAAATATAGACAAAATAAAGTTCAGAGATCGAACAACTAAAACATTCAATTAGTGTGTAATATACAAGAATTGATTTAGGATATTAACTGAAAGTGTGAtactctaaacaaaaaaaatctagagcAATTTACTAGTGAAAATCATGAAACTTGAGATGTAAACGTCACAGACTGATGCGGCAGGTTAAACCAGCAGTGGCGGACCTGGCGGTTCATATAAACAATAACAGCAGAGCTTTATTTTAACACCGGTTGCACTACTTTAGGTTGTTTATCTAGTATCCAGGAGTTGATAAAAGAGGTCAGAACACTAAGCAATAATATTCTTACCCTAGAAGTCAATGTAGCCGGGCGACTCTTTGCATCACCAGTCTGACTCATCATAGTCCTATGTGATTCCATCTCCAGCGATGGAAACAGAGGAGTACCTGGAGGGGTCAGAAGccttcaaaagacacaaggagAAGTTAGAGTCGAAATTATAAACAGATAAATGATTTACTGTTCAAGAAAGCATATGAAAGACATAACAGAATATGCTGCATCATTCACAAAGATGATGAACACTTGATGCAGCAAAATTCTAAACTTGATAAGCATCCAGTGCAGGACTGACCCCAAATTCGAGTCTACTAACTTCAACAGATGCCTTATATAGACAACATGATAAAATGTGAAGAAACAACACAATTTCAAGGAAACAAAACTACGAGGCAACATACATCAATTATCAACAATACTACCACATATACATTACTTCAGAAACCTCATGGTTAACATACAGCAAATCACTAACTACACTATCACAAAGAATACTTAAACCGCTTCCACTTAAGGTGGctaagaaaatccaaaaaatcacTGGTGAATATGTTCACATACTGAGAAGTGATGAACCATAGCATCGCAACATGAAAAATTGTGACTAAAAAAGTTACCATTCATAGTCATTTTTATCGCCTTCAGAATTGAGAAAATCATCAGGAGTAGCAGTCTTCCGAGGCGGTGGAGCACCACTTGAGATGTTAAAAACCGGTGAAGTTCCAGGCTTTGAACCTAAACAGATCAAACCCCCCCTATCAATTCCTAATCAACAACCTTCTACACCAAACTCAGAAACAACATGATGCCAcaaatttagaaagaaacaaaacaaaaaaacatattctatCAGATATATACCTAAAGGAGAATCAAACTCATCAGGGTTGTTGTTAAGAAGAAGATTCTCCTGCTCTTTCTCACGACGTCTCATCTCAAGAAACATAGAAAGCTCTTCATCTTTCTCAGCCATCAAAGAAGCTCTAAGCTGTTGCCTTTGCCTCTCTGCTGAATCCAGCAATAGAGACTCTTTCGCCCTAAAACTTCGATTCATTGCTCACCAAACTTACAGATCAAATAGacagactaaaaaaaaaaaaacctaacttaGCTTCCAATTTACTCCCAACGGAAAATAATTATCCTaaaagttaaattatttttgtctacAAATTGAAAcgaaaaatcgaaactttcaCAGGAACCTTAACTTGCAAATACATTTTTCAGCAATTTCCCATTTGAAAGTACTACTAAGTTGAAAGGGAAGAACAAAAAGAGtaaagttaactttttttttttaataaaaggaagaagaagacacgagCTTTCTCAAAGAAACCGCCATTGTCGAGGAACGGAGCTCAAGACCCTAGCCCAACTACAGTTTACGGAGATAAAAACCCAGAagcagaaagaaagaaaaaacctaaCAGAGAGAGATTTTGGGAGATcgagggggagagagagaaagagattgaggagaaattgggagagagagagagagagagagagagagagaagcgagAGAAAGTGTGAAGAGGAGTGGCATTGAGTGTAATTACTAAGCTTTGAGATCGGTTAAATTGGAAACTTATTCATaagttttaaaaagataaaataaaataaaaataaaaaagtttaattttggGGTTtgatgagaattttttttttcaatagttttaattttcatatagtGAGTGAGTGACGGGACATGACATCTGGACTGTGGTGGTACCTAATGTGCTATCAATTGTTTCTATCGCTTGAAGCCTAAGGATTCAGTATTCTCTGATCTCTGCATCTGCTATCttattttatctcatttttttaattgtttatgtgtttgttttactCAATGATTATTCcgatgttttttgtttctttttgttttttaaagattatattGTCAGATATCTTTGAATGGaattagtattttattattCAACCATATGAACAATGATCTTGAGAttgttgtattatatatataatcaggtTTGTTGAACCATATAAAGAAATAGTTTCAGAGTGGTAAGGACCTTTGTTTGAAATCCtgattattaaat
The Camelina sativa cultivar DH55 chromosome 6, Cs, whole genome shotgun sequence genome window above contains:
- the LOC104792852 gene encoding clathrin light chain 2 isoform X2, with the translated sequence MSVFEEDSFVILNDDASESVPVSGSFDATDSFAAFDGSVQVDDSVDDIFAAPSSDYGAAYSNGNDGLFGSNGEHDGPILPPPSEMESDEGFALREWRRQNAIQLEEKEKREKELLNQIIEEANQYKEEFHKKIEVTCQNNKAANREKEKLYLENQEKFYAESSKNYWKAIAELVPKEVPTIEKRRGKKEQDPKKPTVSVIQGPKPGKPTDLTRMRQILVKLKHNPPSHLKLTSQPPSDAVAPPTPPKNVPETKPTEAVAAA
- the LOC104792853 gene encoding flocculation protein FLO11-like isoform X1, producing MNRSFRAKESLLLDSAERQRQQLRASLMAEKDEELSMFLEMRRREKEQENLLLNNNPDEFDSPLGSKPGTSPVFNISSGAPPPRKTATPDDFLNSEGDKNDYEWLLTPPGTPLFPSLEMESHRTMMSQTGDAKSRPATLTSRLANSSTEPAARNHITSRQKTSSPGLSSSSGASRRPSSSGGPGSRPATPTGRSSTLTTNSKSSRPSTPTSRATVSSSTRPSLTSCRSTVSASSKPTPMSRSTSLSSRLTPTTSKPTTSTTRSASSATRSTPSTTTKSAGPSRSTTPLSRSTARSSTPTSRPTLPPSKTISRSSTPTRRPIASATATAKPTISQIKPSSPAPAKPMPTPSKNPALSRAASPTVRSRPWKPSDMPGFSLETPPNLRTTLPERPLSATRGRPGAPSPRSGSVEPGGPPGGRPRRQSCSPSRGRAPMYSSGSSVPAVNRGYSKASDNVSPVMMGTKMVERVINMRKLAPPRSDDRGSPHGNLSAKSSSPDSAGFGRTLSKKSLDMAIRHMDIRRTIPGNLRPLMTNIPASSMYSVRSGHTRGRPMNVSDSSPLATSSNASSEISVCNNNGICLEASEKEDDAGSERGCRSPASLQGR
- the LOC104792852 gene encoding clathrin light chain 2 isoform X3, with translation MSVFEEDSFVILNDDASESVPVSGSFDATDSFAAFDGSVQVDDSVDDIFAAPSSDYGAAYSNGNDGLFGSNGEHDGPILPPPSEMESDEGFALREWRRQNAIQLEEKEKREKELLNQIIEEANQYKEEFHKKIEVTCQNNKAANREKEKLYLENQEKFYAESSKNYWKAIAELVPKEVPTIEKRRGKKEQDPKKPTQDPKKPTVSVIQGPKPGKPTDLTRMRQILVKLKHNPPSHLKLTSQPPSDAVAPPTPPKNVPETKPTEAVAAA
- the LOC104792853 gene encoding flocculation protein FLO11-like isoform X3, which encodes MNRSFRAKESLLLDSAERQRQQLRASLMAEKDEELSMFLEMRRREKEQENLLLNNNPDEFDSPLGSKPGTSPVFNISSGAPPPRKTATPDDFLNSEGDKNDYEWLLTPPGTPLFPSLEMESHRTMMSQTGDAKSRPATLTSRLANSSTEPAARNHITSRQKTSSPGLSSSSGASRRPSSSGGPGSRPATPTGRSSTLTTNSKSSRPSTPTSRATVSSSTRPSLTSCRSTVSASSKPTPMSRSTSLSSRLTPTTSKPTTSTTRSASSATRSTPSTTTKSAGPSRSTTPLSRSTARSSTPTSRPTLPPSKTISRSSTPTRRPIASATAATATAKPTISQIKPSSPAPAKPMPTPSKNPALSRAASPTVRSRPWKPSDMPGFSLETPPNLRTTLPERPLSATRGRPGAPSPRSGSVEPGGPPGGRPRRQSCSPSRGRAPMYSSGSSVPAVNRGYSKASDNVSPVMMGTKMVERVINMRKLAPPRSDDRGSPHGNLSAKSSSPDSAGFGRTLSKKSLDMAIRHMDIRRTIPGNLRPLMTNIPASSMYSVRSGHTRGRPMNVSDSSPLATSSNASSEISVCNNNGICLEASEKEDDAGSERGCRSPASLQGR
- the LOC104792852 gene encoding clathrin light chain 2 isoform X1 → MSVFEEDSFVILNDDASESVPVSGSFDATDSFAAFDGSVQVDDSVDDIFAAPSSDYGAAYSNGNDGLFGSNGEHDGPILPPPSEMESDEGFALREWRRQNAIQLEEKEKREKELLNQIIEEANQYKEEFHKKIEVTCQNNKAANREKEKLYLENQEKFYAESSKNYWKAIAELVPKEVPTIEKRRGKKEQDPKKPTVSVIQGPKPGKPTDLTRMRQILVKLKHNPPSHLKLTSQPPSDAVAPPTPPKNVPETKPTEAVAAA
- the LOC104792853 gene encoding flocculation protein FLO11-like isoform X2; this translates as MNRSFRAKESLLLDSAERQRQQLRASLMAEKDEELSMFLEMRRREKEQENLLLNNNPDEFDSPLGSKPGTSPVFNISSGAPPPRKTATPDDFLNSEGDKNDYEWLLTPPGTPLFPSLEMESHRTMMSQTGDAKSRPATLTSRLANSSTEPAARNHITSRQKTSSPGLSSSSGASRRPSSSGGPGSRPATPTGRSSTLTTNSKSSRPSTPTSRATVSSSTRPSLTSCRSTVSASSKPTPMSRSTSLSSRLTPTTSKPTTSTTRSASSATRSTPSTTTKSAGPSRSTTPLSRSTARSSTPTSRPTLPPSKTISRSSTPTRRPIASATATAKPTISQIKPSSPAPAKPMPTPSKNPALSRAASPTVRSRPWKPSDMPGFSLETPPNLRTTLPERPLSATRGRPGAPSPRSGSVEPGGPPGGRPRRQSCSPSRGRAPMYSSGSSVPAVNRGYSKASDNVSPVMMGTKMVERVINMRKLAPPRSDDRGSPHGNLSAKSSSPDSAGFGRTLSKKSLDMAIRHMDIRRTIPGNLRPLMTNIPASSMYSVRSGHTRGRPMNVSDSSPLATSSNASSEISVCNNNGICLEASEKEDDAGSERGCRSPASLQGR